The Juglans regia cultivar Chandler chromosome 1, Walnut 2.0, whole genome shotgun sequence nucleotide sequence GTTGTGTTTTGGGGACCCGCTTCTTTAGAAGTTTCAAACCTCTCCTTCAGATATCTCTTTCTGAGTGAAATCTTTGTCTACAATttatctctttcaaatttgagtCGTTGACCCATATACCGCACACCCATCCTttgcattttatattttctttgactcATTACAACAATGAGCAATTCACACGacttttgttgaaaataataataatcataataataatgatattttttataatatttaaaatatgtaataaaaattataaaaataacatttatttggaagaaatttttattttttttcgttgGCTTCCacttttttatactttatacTCCTTAATAGTCTTATAAGGCTActtgtaaatttttaaatataatgtgACATATGAATATCTATAATGTTTTATAATGTacattttaatacttttataaacagcattaatcataaaagaaaaataaaattcttgaaattttctttctttttcttttgaaattgtgCAATTTAAGTGGGCCACCTCGACGTTTTCCACTCCACCACGCTTCTATATAAATCCCACACTCCCACCTTTCCATcagaaaaccaaaccaaacccctctctctctctctctctctctctctctaattcgATCAAGCAAAAATAATGTTTCGGCTACTGTTCGTTGTGATCGCGCTACTGCTCTTCGTCTCTTCTCCTCTGACTCTCTGTCTAAACCAAGACGGCCATTTTCTCCAGCAAGTCAAGGGCAGCCTCTCCGACCCTACTCACTCCCTCTCCGACTGGAATGACTGCGACGACACCCCTTGCAACTGGACCGGCATCGCCTGCGACCCCGTCACTCTTCGTGTCACCTCCGTCTACCTCTCCTCCTTACAGCTCGCCGGTCCCTTCCCCATCTTCCTTTGCCGCCTTCCCTCTCTCATCTTCGTCTCTCTCCACAACAACTCCATTGGCTCTTCCCTCACCCCCGATATCTCCTCTTGTCAGTCTCTCCATTACCTCGACTTGGCAGAGAACTTCTTGGTTGGTCCCATCCCAGATACGCTCTCTCAGATCCCAAATCTACGGCATTTGAACCTCTCCTCTAACAACTTCTCGGGAGGTATTCCTGCCAGTTTTGGAGAGTTTCGGCGACTCGAAAGGCTGAACCTGGCTTCTAACTTCATAAACGGTTCGATACCCACTTCTCTTGGTAACATTTCAAGCCTGAAAGAGCTTTCGCTTGCTTATAACCCGCTCTTGCAGAGTCCGCTACCAAGTGAACTCGGTAACCTGACGAGTCTCGAGCTGATTTGGTTGCAAGCATGTGACCTCGTGGGTCAGATTCCGGTGAGTATTGGTCGGCTGAGCCGCCTTACAAAACTCGATTTGTCCATGAACCGACTCACAGGCTCAATCCCGAGCTCTATCACGGGCTTGAAAAGTATTGTCCAAATCGAGCTTTACGAAAACTCACTCTCTGGCGTGTTACCTTCGGGGATGTCGAACTTGACAAAGTTGTTGAGACTAGACGTTTCGGTGAACCATATTACTGGGACAATTCCGGAAGACTTGTGCGGCTTACCACTCGAATCTTTCAATCTCAACGAAAATCGCCTCGAGGGGTCTTTACCCGAGAGCATAACTCGGTCAGCAAATCTGTACgaactcaaactcttcaacaaCAAACTCAATGGTTCATTGCCGAGCCAACTCGGCAAGAACTCGCCCTTGCGGGTCCTTGACCTCTCGTACAATGGATTTTCCGGCGAAATTCCAAGCCATTTGTGTGATATTGGTGCGTTAGAAGACCTTATTTTGATAGgcaattcattttctgggaaaattcCTGAGAGTCTGGGAAATTGCCAGAGCTTAAGCTGGCTCCGGTTTAAGCACAATGAGCTCTCGGGCACTGTTCCTGAAAGATTATGGGGCTTACCCCATGTGTACTTGCTTGGGCTCGAGGATAACTTACTGTCTGGAGACATTTCTAGAATGATTTCTGGTGCACATAGTCTGTCTCAGTTGAAGATTTCGAGTAACCGTTTTTCAGGTTTGATACCCGAGGAGATTGGCTCACTCGGAAATCTTATTGAGTTTTCGGGCAGTAATAATATGCTTACGGGTCAAATCCCCGGAAGTTTGGTGAAGTTGAGTGAATTGGGCAAGCTTGATCTTAGCGATAATGAGCTTTCGGGCGAGATTCCGGTGGGAATCCAAGCCTGGAAGAAGCTCAATGACCTTAATTTGGCCAACAACAGGTTATATGGTGAAATTCCAAGTGAAATTGGGGGCTTGCAGGTGCTTAATTATCTTGATCTTTCCGGGAATCAGTTTTCTGGGAAAATCCCACTTGAGTTGCAAAACTTGAAGCTTAGTTTGCTGAATTTGTCGAATAATAGATTGTCCGGGAGCCTTCCTCCTGTTTATAACCATGAGAATTATAGGTTTAGCTTTGTGGGCAATCCGGGCTTGTGCGGTGACCTTCCTGATCTTTGTCCTGGGATTGGTAGAAGTAAGAAAAGGGCCGATTTTTGGGTTCTTGGATTAGTCTTTGGGCTTGCGGCCATCGTTCTTGTTGTTGGGGTGGTGTGGTTCTATTGGAAGTACCGGACTTCCAAGAAGAACAAGGAAGGAATTGCAATGTCTAAGTGGAGGTTATTCCATAAGCTTAGTTTTAGTGAAATCGAAATTCTCGATTGTCTTCGTGAAGATAACGTGATTGGTAGTACTGGAGCTTCAGGGAAAGTTTATAAGGTTGTGCTTAGCAATGGTGACGTGGCAGCGGTGAAGAAATTATGGGGAGGAACAAAGAAAGAATATGGGACTGTCGATTCTGAGAAAGATGAGTTTAAAGCTGAAGTTGAAACATTGGAAAGGATTAGGCACAAGAATATTGTGAGGTTATGGTGTTGTTATGAAACTGGGGATTTCAAGCTTCTGGTGTACGAATACATGCCCAATGGAAGCTTGGGGGATGTATTGCGTAGTAGCAATGGATGCTCGTTGGATTGGCGAACAAGGCATAAGATTGCTCTGGATGCGGCTCAGGGGCTCTCTTATCTGCATCATGACTGTGTTCCACCCATTGTTCATAGGGACGTGAAATCGAACAATATATTGTTAGATGGAGAGTTTGGAGCTAGAGTTGCGGACTTCGGAGTTGCTAAAGCTGTAACAGTCAGTAATGAAGACATGTCTGTGATTGCAGGCTCTTGTGGCTACATTGCTCCAGGTTTGTCAGCATATTACATGGTCACTTGCAATTGTTAACACTAACTTGAGATATAATTTGCTAATCCTGAGTCGAATTAGTGCTACTATATTTCGTTAGTTTGAATCTTGAATTCTCATTGTTGATCATATTTCATGAAAGGATCATGCAGCCGTTCATACGTCAATTTCGGTTGAGATCTAGTCTGTTCAAATGATCTTGTCcatttcaaaatcattttttttaaactgcAAACAAATTAATAGTTCACCAGTTATACGTACGTCACTTGCTCATTTCTAATCTAGTCTGCTTTGATTTGAAATTGATGCAGAATATGCTTATACACTTCGCGTGAATGAAAAGAGCGACATCTATAGctttggagtggtcattctggaGTTGGTAACTGGTAGGCTCCCAACTGATCCTGAGTTTGGAGAGATAAATTTGGTAAAATGGGTCTGCACCACATTAGACCGGGGAGGAGTCGACCATGTAATTGACAGTAATCTCGATTCCAAGTACAAGGCAGAGATAGGCCAAGTTCTCGACATTGGCCTCATGTGCGCTAGCGAACTTCCCATTAACCGCCCTTCAATGCGAAAGGTGGTTAAATTGTTGCAGGAGGCTGTCGCAGAGAACAAGACAAAGTTAGCTAAGAAGGATGGGATGCTCTCCCCGTATTACTACGGAGAGACCTCTGAACAAAGAGGTATgtagtttaagaaaaattatacttatcatctGTACATTACCACTTCTCATGGTCTTATGTTTGTTTCATGGCAGGAAAAGAACAGATTGCagttgatgagagagatggagagggagATTTCTGCATGATATTACCACTTCGAAAATGATATGGTACCTTCAGCGAGGCACCAGATTTGTGGGTTCGTAGAATGTAGCCATTTGAATACCCTGGTTTTCCCGGCAGCAAATGCAATGATCATATAATACGTGAAGTTTGAAAACGTTGCAGAGTTCACTGTTCCACTTTTTAAAGGGAATTGTTAAAGTATCGTGTCATTGTAGTTATGCAAATTAGGTGAACGAATTATGCAAATGCaagaaatgttaaaaataataacgtGACTTTTCAATCAGAAACAGCTATGATTCTCATACTTTAAGGACTTTCAAGAATTGCGGATGTACTTTTCGGTTGTCCTAAACTTTACTGTGCAATCACTACGgagagaaaaatgttattttcctTTCGGTCACGTCTGGATGGTGAACGGAGTTAAAAtaaatcgtttttttttttaatgaataataattatttgagatagttcaataaattttgtagaattaagataaatttagatatctttaaatgttaaaataaatttaaatatatttataaaaattttaaaaaaattataaatcttacatgtaaaaaagtattgaattaaaaaaaaattataaattttataagtaaataaatttaaattaatataaatttaataatttaaaaattaaatatttaaacgcTAGATTGAGTTTAAAATTAGAGTGATTGTAAATGGTCTAGAGTCTGAGATCGGGATCAACTCCTTTTTTTCAGTTTGAAAATGGCAAACGATGCAGTCTGGACGCCAAATTTGACTAAAGAAGTAAAAGCAATAAATTGTTGATTTAGAAAGTCAGCAATAAATTGCATCGTTTCTGTCTCTTGTTAAAAAAGACGTATACTGGACATGTCTAACCAGAGATAaacttttgtttgtttaatatttaatcGATCATGTTTCCGtctgttttctttcttcatggGATGGTGTGTTCGGCGTTTCAGGGGTAGAACCGTATATACTGTgcatatgaataattttatataccattgtgaagaagataaatatcatataatcattttaaaaaaatgtaaaatttataattaaaaaattaattttttttacacaaatcacaaatcacatattttattttttattttttaaaacaattacacAACGATTAtcgattataaatatatattctccatatttATATCTTTCACGCGGCCTGCAGTTTCCGACCCGAGCTTCTACCTACAGATAGATACAGATAGAGATGAGAGGCAGCTTCGTTTACTGTTGTCGAGAGTTTTGGTAAGGCTGTAAATGAGTGGCTCTGTCAAAGACTGCGCCCTGTATTAGCATTTGAATTGAGTTCAGCCTGTGAAAACATAATCTCGATCATGATCAAAGTAGAAATTCGCTCGATTACATATTCAATTAAATTCGGCTTAACTTGATTAAGGCTTTCGAAGACTTGTTGGTTTAATTACGATTTGACTAGATCAAAACACGTTCACATgtcatttgatatatatatatatatatatatgtggacatataacttattatttatatattgttaatacccttttctctttattagAATTTAGTGTAGtcgagaaaatattttcagaacTAAAGCACAAATATAAGTACGagacatttttcttgttctaaaCATTGctcatattatatttaaatttgtttctaaactctattttgtattaaaaaattatctttgtgCCTTTTGGGATGCAAAGTGTAGAATCAGTACTTTATTTAATTCTCTtctatttgtaattatttaggtTAAACAAATACGAATTGTAATGtgatatataattctttttttcaaaatagggtgtaaaattcttgattaattttattgaaatttccttattttatttttttaaatatttaaatttgagattttaatttaaaatgataaaaaaatgttaaatgaacTGAGCCAAACTCTATTTTGATTGAGCTCGAGCTGTTGGCATGCCGAGCCAAACTCTACCAAGCCTACAAAAACGTCTCGAGCTCGAACTTGAAATCTTTACACTATGAGCCGAGGCTGCTGCCTGACAACACAAAGCTGGACTCGATTCTATTATCGCTCTAGTTTCTGAACAACCTATATATCATCTCTCATTGGTTGGTTTCGTTCTCTGTGCCATCGTCTCTTTGTGATATTTGGTTGATTCCTCTAAAAATCTAATGCAAGACTCAATTTTATTGTCTTAGATCACTAGAACTTGGATTCTAAATGGAAGTTTCTAGGTGTGTAATTTGATTGAGTTGGAACCAATAGTGGCTGATCAAGTTTGTTGTTGCTTTATTtactacaataattttttttttttttttggggttgaGGGATTTTGGTGGTAAAAAGCTTCAATTTCGTGCGAAAAACTCTTTTTTCACTAATTTTAATCGTTGGGAGCTCGTGAAATAAAATTAGTGATAGAAATATCTTTTTCCTTATCTTATCTCTCGTTTGAATTTTGTTTGGGTTAATGATTTGAACTCCATTCCCTATCTTATCTTCTTTGACCGTTGAGGGAGTATTTGAATATGTCTTATCAGTACAAAATTCGTCGGATTTTCCCCAGTGAACACGGGACCAATCTAGGATGGGAGGTCCATATGTCGTTTAGGACTCACAATGGCCTCCTCCTTTTGGGCCTGAGGCCTTTAAGTCACATAGATGGGTCTCGGAGACTAAGGGAGAGTTTGGCCTCTTCAATTACCTTGCGAAGTCTCACCACGCTTCTGGTGATGAGACCTATACTTGTGGGCATTGTCTCGTTTCCTGAGCCGTAGCCGtgtctgtaacgccccgaccccgagggtccggagagttaactcataacacctgataaacaactctaacaaggctagagtacttccaaattcaagaatatatccattttaccaaacctcaaatcgaacgtaaatacttcaattaaataaatcaaataaactcatttatccaatattcaatccaacaacccaaataaaatcaactcttcttcatgtctcaaataacaactaggaataataaaacattaacatagtctccataaaccgtctaaatccattgaagtaaacttaagaaagataaataacctctaacaccaacactaatatcatgagatacccaacaataaatcaatgctaatcttttccatagactttaatactgatcctcagccgaaccatcaatgtcatctgaaatattatggagataaggggggtgagttatcaacaactcagtaagcagagaacatataccagtgtataaacatgagcatttacagaaatcagaatgcagaacaaaacattttcattttcagagtgcggaagcagaacatgttattaaaatatcagagcgaagatttagaaataatttcattcaaaatattctttggcatagcataaatgatcatcgtcatcatcaaaacatcatatcagaacagaggccatgtataacccccgtggtagggttgtgcatctgcggatagccaagcagaacataaaacactctgtcaccaaggtgtgcactcaaaacagagaccactactataacccgtggcagggccgtatccactattattacccgtggttgggccgtatccactattataacccgtggttgggccgtatccactattattacccgtggttgggccgtatgccactattatcacccgtggcagggccgtaactgaacagaacagaaacagaatcaaattcagaatcagagagtcatgccaaaggttttcagaaatcacgtcttttccaaacaatgtactgaacaaaatttttcggaacagaacaaaatcatatcaccacataatttatgcac carries:
- the LOC108996733 gene encoding receptor-like protein kinase HSL1 — its product is MFRLLFVVIALLLFVSSPLTLCLNQDGHFLQQVKGSLSDPTHSLSDWNDCDDTPCNWTGIACDPVTLRVTSVYLSSLQLAGPFPIFLCRLPSLIFVSLHNNSIGSSLTPDISSCQSLHYLDLAENFLVGPIPDTLSQIPNLRHLNLSSNNFSGGIPASFGEFRRLERLNLASNFINGSIPTSLGNISSLKELSLAYNPLLQSPLPSELGNLTSLELIWLQACDLVGQIPVSIGRLSRLTKLDLSMNRLTGSIPSSITGLKSIVQIELYENSLSGVLPSGMSNLTKLLRLDVSVNHITGTIPEDLCGLPLESFNLNENRLEGSLPESITRSANLYELKLFNNKLNGSLPSQLGKNSPLRVLDLSYNGFSGEIPSHLCDIGALEDLILIGNSFSGKIPESLGNCQSLSWLRFKHNELSGTVPERLWGLPHVYLLGLEDNLLSGDISRMISGAHSLSQLKISSNRFSGLIPEEIGSLGNLIEFSGSNNMLTGQIPGSLVKLSELGKLDLSDNELSGEIPVGIQAWKKLNDLNLANNRLYGEIPSEIGGLQVLNYLDLSGNQFSGKIPLELQNLKLSLLNLSNNRLSGSLPPVYNHENYRFSFVGNPGLCGDLPDLCPGIGRSKKRADFWVLGLVFGLAAIVLVVGVVWFYWKYRTSKKNKEGIAMSKWRLFHKLSFSEIEILDCLREDNVIGSTGASGKVYKVVLSNGDVAAVKKLWGGTKKEYGTVDSEKDEFKAEVETLERIRHKNIVRLWCCYETGDFKLLVYEYMPNGSLGDVLRSSNGCSLDWRTRHKIALDAAQGLSYLHHDCVPPIVHRDVKSNNILLDGEFGARVADFGVAKAVTVSNEDMSVIAGSCGYIAPEYAYTLRVNEKSDIYSFGVVILELVTGRLPTDPEFGEINLVKWVCTTLDRGGVDHVIDSNLDSKYKAEIGQVLDIGLMCASELPINRPSMRKVVKLLQEAVAENKTKLAKKDGMLSPYYYGETSEQRGKEQIAVDERDGEGDFCMILPLRK